The Bacillus solimangrovi genome includes a region encoding these proteins:
- a CDS encoding carbohydrate-binding protein, with protein sequence MYAGHTWASGHAKFFDGNNNESSSEAMNAWAGIILWGEATDNKELRDLGIYLFTTEMNAINEYWFDVSGENHASGFNRETASMVWGGKTVGDAVWWTNNPEEVHGINWLPITGASLYLTQYPDYTKRNYDALVAENGGENWDAWEDIMWMYRAIENPEDAIRKFNARENVFVPEGGNTKANTYHWIHNLNALGNADSSITADYPIYAVFTKGNEKTYVVYNMTDSEKTVTFSDGVKVTVQPHEYSVSNGSTDSVEQPTEEPNDQQSGFDAFERIEAEQYTEMSGIETEETSDVDGGLYVGWLDNEDYLVFNGVDFGNGATGVEARIASATEGGTIELRLDSKDGELIGTIDLSNTGGWEEWETKQATISNATDIHDLYVVFKGETQEGIGNLNWFSFTQEATPEQPEEPTTEQPEEPSTEQPEEPTTEQPEEPSTEQPEEPTTEQPEEPTTEQPTDPTNEITDDNENSMIEADDYTVNIVKDESTSVTFIFSPTETTTLVDLRYKVNGDIQQNVKTIKNGEKWEFTVKGVQEGDSIDFYYTYIKGELAYDSPWYEFTN encoded by the coding sequence ATATGTATGCGGGTCATACGTGGGCATCTGGTCATGCAAAATTCTTTGATGGTAATAACAATGAATCATCATCTGAAGCAATGAATGCGTGGGCAGGTATCATTCTTTGGGGAGAAGCGACAGACAATAAGGAGCTTCGTGATCTAGGTATCTATTTATTTACGACTGAAATGAACGCCATTAATGAATATTGGTTCGACGTATCTGGTGAGAATCACGCCTCTGGTTTCAATCGTGAGACAGCAAGTATGGTTTGGGGTGGAAAAACAGTTGGTGATGCAGTATGGTGGACGAATAACCCAGAGGAGGTTCACGGGATTAACTGGTTACCAATTACAGGCGCATCACTCTATTTAACACAATATCCAGATTATACGAAACGTAATTACGACGCATTAGTCGCTGAAAATGGTGGCGAGAATTGGGATGCATGGGAAGATATCATGTGGATGTACCGAGCGATCGAGAATCCTGAAGATGCAATTCGAAAGTTTAACGCAAGAGAAAACGTTTTTGTCCCTGAAGGTGGGAATACAAAAGCGAATACGTATCATTGGATTCATAACTTGAATGCGTTAGGAAATGCTGATTCTTCAATAACAGCTGATTACCCAATATACGCAGTCTTTACAAAGGGCAATGAGAAAACGTATGTCGTCTACAACATGACGGATTCAGAGAAAACTGTAACATTCTCTGATGGTGTGAAAGTAACGGTTCAGCCACATGAATATAGTGTTAGTAATGGTTCAACAGATTCTGTTGAACAACCTACAGAAGAACCGAATGATCAACAATCAGGATTCGATGCATTCGAAAGAATCGAAGCAGAGCAATACACTGAGATGAGTGGCATTGAAACCGAAGAGACGAGTGATGTTGATGGTGGTCTATACGTAGGCTGGCTTGATAATGAAGATTATTTAGTCTTTAACGGTGTTGATTTTGGAAATGGAGCAACAGGTGTTGAAGCGAGAATTGCTAGTGCAACAGAAGGAGGTACAATTGAGCTAAGACTTGATAGTAAGGACGGCGAATTAATCGGTACTATCGATCTTTCAAATACAGGTGGCTGGGAAGAGTGGGAAACAAAACAAGCAACTATCTCAAATGCGACAGACATTCATGACTTATATGTCGTATTCAAAGGTGAAACGCAAGAGGGAATTGGGAATTTGAATTGGTTTAGCTTTACGCAAGAAGCTACGCCTGAACAACCCGAAGAACCAACAACAGAACAACCTGAAGAACCAAGTACGGAACAACCCGAAGAGCCAACAACAGAGCAGCCTGAAGAACCAAGTACGGAACAACCAGAAGAACCAACAACAGAGCAGCCTGAAGAACCAACAACAGAACAACCGACAGATCCAACGAACGAAATAACAGATGATAATGAGAATAGTATGATTGAAGCGGATGATTATACTGTTAACATCGTGAAGGATGAATCAACAAGTGTTACGTTTATCTTCAGCCCAACTGAAACAACAACATTAGTAGACCTACGATACAAGGTGAATGGTGATATACAACAAAATGTAAAAACAATAAAAAACGGTGAGAAATGGGAATTCACTGTAAAAGGAGTCCAAGAAGGGGATTCAATTGACTTCTATTACACGTATATTAAAGGAGAATTAGCATATGATTCACCGTGGTATGAGTTTACGAACTAA
- a CDS encoding DJ-1/PfpI family protein, protein MKALFLLYDGYVEWEISTLSYILQLTNVEISTTAINEEVTHKGNFKVKVDFKVEDCHADDFDILIIPGGDPAEMIKEEKFLSLIQQFNEKKKWIAAICGAPTFLGAADVLRERKYSSSIGDEFDHYLNLQYKSETDVTVCENLITAEGNAYVEFAVAVGKQLTIFKDREDELETVLYFKNQLRG, encoded by the coding sequence ATGAAAGCATTATTTTTGTTATACGATGGATATGTAGAGTGGGAAATCAGTACGTTATCTTACATTTTACAGCTTACGAATGTTGAAATTAGTACTACTGCAATAAATGAAGAAGTTACTCATAAGGGAAACTTCAAAGTGAAGGTTGATTTTAAGGTTGAGGACTGCCATGCTGACGATTTTGATATTTTAATTATTCCTGGTGGAGATCCAGCAGAAATGATTAAGGAAGAGAAGTTTTTGAGCTTAATTCAGCAATTTAATGAGAAGAAGAAATGGATTGCGGCAATTTGTGGCGCTCCAACATTCTTAGGCGCTGCGGATGTTTTAAGAGAAAGAAAGTATTCATCTTCAATAGGAGATGAATTTGATCACTATTTAAACTTGCAATATAAGAGTGAAACCGACGTAACCGTATGTGAGAACTTAATTACAGCTGAAGGAAATGCATATGTTGAATTTGCTGTAGCAGTAGGAAAACAGTTAACTATTTTCAAAGATAGAGAAGATGAATTAGAGACGGTGTTATATTTCAAAAATCAACTTAGAGGCTAA